The Pandoraea vervacti DNA window AAATTCGCGCCAGCAACGAGGCACGGTAATTGCGTGCTTCCATGCCTGACGCAGTCCCTCTTCAACCTCCGCAGGAGAGAAATATGGCAGCCAGCAAGAAGCAACCCAACGAGCACGGCCTTCAAGAGCTTTTGTTTCAGGCGTACGAGACTGAACTGGGCGGAGAGAAGGTTTATGAGGCGGCACTCAAGTGTGTAAAAAATACAGACCTGAAGAAAGAATGGAACGAATACCTTGAACAGACGAGACATCACCAGCAGGTGCTGCTCGACGTATTTTCGGCGTTAGGACTCGACCCTGACGCCCGCACACCGGGGCGCGAAGTCGTCGCGCATCATGGGGCTTCGCTCGTCAAGGCAATCGAGTTGGCCGGTCAGGCTGGCGATCCGGCGCTCGCGGAAATTGCAGCGGCCGAGTGTGTGGTGCTGGCGGAGACCAAGGATCATCAGAATTGGGAACTGCTCGCCACCGTTGCGGAGAAATCGACCGGCGAACTGAGCAAGGTGTTGCAGGACGCGGTGTCTGCCGTCGAGACGCAGGAGGATCACCATCTCTATCACACGATGGGATGGGCCAGAGAACTTTGGATCGATACGCTCGGCTTCCCGGCTGTGTTGCCGCCGCCGGAAGAACGAAAGCACGTCGAGTCCGCCATCGGCGCTGCCCGCGCGGAACAGGCGCGAGACAGCATGGTGCAAAAGCGCCATTGAGCCACAGGCACCGGCGTGTGATGCGGATTGCCGGGGCCGTCTCGCCCCGGCAATCGATGGCGGAAAGTTTGCTGCGTTACGACACGTCGGGTAAATGTTTGGCGCCGACGCGCGAGCGCGAGCCACGTGAATAGCGCAGGCAGCGAATCAGCTCTTCGGCATACGGCAACGCTGCGAACAGCAACGCAGCGGCGAGAACGCCGCCGACGTAGGTCAGCGGAACGTGACTTGGCGTCAACGCGAAGGGCTGCGGCCCGCTACTGAAAATGGCGTTCCGGACCGTCTCGAGATTGGCGCCGATGACCAACGTTACGGCGCAGATGGGGAGCAGTTCCAGAAAACTGTGGATGTGTTGCTCGATGGCGGTGATATCGCGCCGTTGGCGCGCGTAGCTCACATCCCACAAGGCCGTTACCTCATGAAGGACCAGCCCCACGACCATGATCAGGATGACGCCCGGATCGATCTCGAAGATCAGCGCGATCATCAGCGGAATGCCGACTTCCAGCATCTGCGCGAGGTGCATGACTGACTCTTTGGCGCCGGCGTTGGCTTCGATGTGCGTGCGTCGGTGACAGAGCCAGTCGGCGAAGCCGGCCATCAGCCACACGGGAATGATCCCGTAGCGGATGTACATATCGATGAAATCGGCGACTCCCATCACGTCCTCCGCCAACCCCGGCGCCAATGGTCTGCCAACCGGCTGCCAATCATTCTGTCAACCATCGATCCGCAGCCGACACGCCACGTCTGTGACGCCGTGAATGGCGCGCAGTTTGCTGACGAGTCCGTCACGGATGTCGGGATGGACCACCCATCCGTCGAGCGTCACGATGCCGCCGTCGTCGATGCTGAAGGTCACGAACGCATAACGTCCATCCGCCGGGTCGCGCAGCATTTCACTGATCTTGCTTTGGAGGCGCCCCGCGACAGGGCTGCCCTGCCCGCCCGGGCCGATGTCTGCGTCGCTGTCCTGCGAAGACGAGTGGGGCATGGGTGTGGGCCCCTGACCATCGGATGCCGTCGTGTTCGGCGGGTCGACGGGTTCGTCCTGAAGGAGATAGCCCTTCTTTTTCGGATTGGTCATGGGTGTCTGTCGTGCCAGGGCTCGTTGCGCCGCGCGTCGAACTCGGCGTTACCGCAGTGCGGGCATTTGGGTATGACGTGGCCCTTGGTCACATGCGTCGTGCGATGGCAGCGGGCACATCGGAAGTCCCCTGACTTTTCGGCGCGTTCACCGGCGGTGGCGGACATGGCTTTCCTGCCCTCATCGATTCGGTTCCGAAGGCGTGGACACCTCGCTGATTATCTTGCCGCAGGTAGCATCGTCGCTGGCCTTCGTGGCGATATCGCCCATCGAGACCATGCCGACGAGCTTCTTTTGGCTATCGACGACGGGCAAGCGGCGAATTTGCTCGCTGCACATGGTGTCGCAGGCCTCTTCTACGGAGTCGTCTTCGCGGCACCAGTGAGCGCCTTCGGACATGGCGTCGCCGACCTTCGAGTCGGGGCCTTTGCCGGCGGCGACGCAGCGTACCGAGATATCCCGGTCGGTGATCATGCCTTCGAGGTGACCGTTTTCACAGACGGGGAGCGCACCGACGTTCAGGTCCGCCATCAGTTTGGCCGCGTGTTGAATCGTGTCGCCATTGCGCACGAAGGCGGGGTCGCGGGTCATGACGTCACGCAGGCGTTGGTTCGATGCGGCATGGGAATGATGCGATGCATGTTGCTGCATGGTGAAACCTCCTATATATCGATGCGTGGGATGCGCGCGCTTCCTGGGATTCGCGCAAACGTGGGGCGCACCGGCGTCGGTCCGCCCCGCAATCGGAGGCATGCAGTTTGTATGCCATCGCCGGGAGACGACTACGCAGGCGCCGTCAGAAGCCGGGACATGCGGAATTTGCACCGCGTTGCAGATTTTGCGTGAGATGACGATGAGGTCGTGTTGCGCGAGGTCGTCGTCGTGCGTCCACAGGCAGATCTGCCGCAAAGCGCGAGCGAACCGCCTATTTCGCATCTGGAGCGGCGCAGGCGTCGTCAAGAGAGCGGTTTTTGCTATACTCTTGCGCTCGCGAGTCCGGAACGGCGCGCGATGCCGAAGCGCGTCGCCGGCGTCTCGAAAATAAAGCAGCGGCGACGCGAAATGGCTGCTCGCGGAGCGATCCGGAGTGATACGTTAGGGGTATCACAACATCCCGGAAAGCCCCGTGGAATAAGGCGATGCCTTTGATTTCAAAGGACATCGCGCTACTGGATAGAACCCAGTCTCTCCCTGTAGTTCAGTTAATAGAATGACAAGATAAATAACTGATTTTTAAGGGATTTCCAATTTGCTGTAGCAAATTTGTAGCACTTGTAATTCGCTGTGGGTTGTGTATGTGACAGCGGAAATGGCTTTATTTTCTGGGCTGAAAGCTTCCGGTTTGGGGTGCTCTAAATCCAGAATTTATAAGCATTGGCTTTGCCTTCCCTGACTACAAATCTAAGACGTTTCCTTATTGGTTCAGACATTGGACGCAATCAAAGACGTCCAACATACGCACGGATTCCCCAAGCCCCCCCTAATCTGGGGCATTCGCGACGATTTCATCAACGCTCTGCTCGATGAACCGTTCATGCGGAACCCGCCTACCGCTCGCCTAAGTTGCGACGATTACGATATGCTGCTACGGACCATCCGCGCAATGTGATTGCGAACGAGTTGGACTTTGAAGTCGGACTGATCCACACCCAAATATGCAGGCCATCGGCTACGAAAACACGACGACAACACTTCCGAACTGGGTACCTACTGTTCATAAGGAGCAGCCCCGAGGCTACGCCTATGCAAACGCCGGTTACAACATCCACATCTACGGAAAGGGGGATTCGCTATACACGATTTCCACTGGTCTAACCGCAAGCCAAGGTGTTTCGGTTGGTCCAGTTGAGGACTGGGCAAGGAAGGCATTTGGCTCAGCAAATCCGTCTCGGATGCAACACGCGGTTGGCGAAGTGACAACTGGTGTTTGGAGACCGGGGTTGCTGACGCCGACTGAGATACATCAGGCACTACAGACGAGCCATTACGAACAGCGCACTGCCGAACAGGCGTTACGGATACTTGTAGAAAAACTCGATGAGATACTCCTGTTCATTGAGCCATCGCCGACCGGACTCAAGTCATACGGTCATAAAACCCGAGAGTTGCTGATCCTCGCTTGCACCGA harbors:
- a CDS encoding zinc ribbon-containing protein — encoded protein: MSATAGERAEKSGDFRCARCHRTTHVTKGHVIPKCPHCGNAEFDARRNEPWHDRHP
- a CDS encoding CBS domain-containing protein, whose amino-acid sequence is MTTPAPLQMRNRRFARALRQICLWTHDDDLAQHDLIVISRKICNAVQIPHVPASDGACVVVSRRWHTNCMPPIAGRTDAGAPHVCANPRKRAHPTHRYIGGFTMQQHASHHSHAASNQRLRDVMTRDPAFVRNGDTIQHAAKLMADLNVGALPVCENGHLEGMITDRDISVRCVAAGKGPDSKVGDAMSEGAHWCREDDSVEEACDTMCSEQIRRLPVVDSQKKLVGMVSMGDIATKASDDATCGKIISEVSTPSEPNR